The following are from one region of the Sandaracinus amylolyticus genome:
- a CDS encoding lactonase family protein, whose amino-acid sequence MRWRTWGILLGLMGAALVTACGDDGGAGGGDDAGPIVPGEDAGPGQDGGPIDDPDGGSLPLTARVLPTNGSAIALTSDDAYAVAANRQAGTITVLRFTPGPTPLLEVVADFDVGASEPWSVVIGNDDDTAYVILREAQQVVRIDDLRGTPALAPSRATTGSEPTGIAISPTGRALYVAEWAEGRVSVIDAATMSRTSSIDLNAALVATGVLGPTAVARPALAHPRALVITNDGDTDDDDEQLFVTEYFAQDRVGATLPTDESRFDVAKQGIVYRVALGAPSTVTTISLSPVDDTGFVDSAGNDTGCFPNQLQTLALDSGRLHVGALCASPRGPTGGAVPNFKTEVHTAIFAIDVATGTELPESRLLLTRAFTDRYDAAGTPDDASRRIPLIATDLAFIRAGRVGYVTAYGSDAVFRFVYGDDGRVTEVGSAANSFINLAPAGRLPLGIAISRGATVQALVLNEATRNVSILAFQTQSVVSAVPVTAMPSEGSDAAHVLEGRRLFVTGLGRWSLNGQSWNSCESCHGDGLTDNVTWYFARGPRQSTSLDGSYDSADPTERRVFNWTGIFDETHDFELNTRGNSGGVGAIVHATTAPPVAADRFLFDGTTPVPDGQVATTTPQAGLNGSTQAMMPGAAGAQRSVLPDWDRIDAYVRTIRAPHAPTSLNAADVAAGRALFEANNCAGCHGTSMWTISRVFYTPSEANNHPVTGLLRSTTYTADAAFPATLNPATAGAGRTASLRFPAGPTAGANDQIQCVLRSVGTFPGSGSLAVAPEGVVASEVRQDMTTIAQGASGYNPPSLLGMVTGAPYFHAGNARTLEEVFATTFRAHHTAMSVNFLIGGTRDQEVRQMVAFLLSIDETSTPVDVPSEAQLGYDATLCPDAF is encoded by the coding sequence ATGCGCTGGAGGACGTGGGGGATTCTCCTCGGCTTGATGGGCGCCGCGCTGGTGACGGCGTGCGGCGACGACGGCGGAGCGGGAGGTGGCGACGATGCCGGCCCGATCGTGCCGGGCGAGGACGCCGGGCCGGGGCAGGACGGCGGACCGATCGACGATCCGGACGGCGGCTCGCTGCCGCTGACCGCGCGCGTGCTGCCGACCAACGGCTCGGCGATCGCGCTGACGAGCGACGACGCGTACGCGGTCGCCGCGAACCGTCAGGCGGGCACGATCACGGTGCTGCGCTTCACGCCGGGACCGACGCCGCTGCTCGAGGTGGTCGCGGACTTCGACGTCGGCGCGTCCGAGCCGTGGTCGGTCGTGATCGGCAACGACGACGACACCGCGTATGTGATCCTGCGCGAGGCGCAGCAGGTCGTGCGCATCGACGATCTCCGCGGCACGCCCGCGCTCGCCCCGTCGCGCGCGACCACCGGCAGCGAGCCCACCGGCATCGCGATCTCGCCGACCGGTCGCGCGCTCTACGTCGCGGAGTGGGCCGAGGGTCGCGTCAGCGTGATCGACGCCGCGACGATGTCGCGCACCTCGTCGATCGATCTGAACGCGGCGCTGGTCGCGACCGGCGTGCTCGGTCCGACGGCGGTCGCGCGACCCGCGCTCGCGCATCCGCGCGCGCTGGTGATCACGAACGACGGAGACACCGACGACGACGACGAGCAGCTCTTCGTCACCGAGTACTTCGCGCAGGATCGTGTGGGCGCGACGCTGCCCACCGACGAGTCGCGATTCGACGTCGCGAAGCAGGGCATCGTGTACCGCGTCGCGCTCGGCGCGCCGAGCACGGTGACCACGATCTCGCTCTCGCCGGTCGACGACACCGGGTTCGTCGACAGCGCGGGCAACGACACCGGGTGTTTCCCGAACCAGCTGCAGACCCTCGCGCTCGACTCGGGACGCCTCCACGTCGGCGCGCTCTGCGCGTCGCCGCGCGGCCCGACCGGCGGTGCGGTGCCGAACTTCAAGACCGAGGTGCACACCGCGATCTTCGCGATCGACGTCGCGACGGGGACCGAGCTGCCCGAGAGCCGCCTCCTGCTCACGCGCGCGTTCACCGATCGCTACGACGCCGCGGGCACGCCCGACGACGCGTCGCGCCGCATCCCGCTGATCGCGACCGACCTCGCGTTCATCCGCGCCGGCCGCGTCGGCTACGTCACGGCGTACGGCTCGGACGCGGTGTTCCGCTTCGTCTACGGCGACGACGGGCGCGTGACCGAGGTCGGCTCCGCGGCGAACTCGTTCATCAACCTCGCGCCCGCGGGCCGCTTGCCGCTCGGCATCGCGATCTCGCGCGGCGCGACGGTGCAGGCGCTCGTGCTCAACGAGGCGACGCGCAACGTGTCGATCCTCGCGTTCCAGACGCAGTCGGTCGTGAGCGCGGTGCCGGTCACCGCGATGCCCTCGGAGGGCTCGGACGCGGCGCACGTGCTCGAGGGACGTCGTCTCTTCGTGACCGGCCTCGGTCGCTGGTCGCTCAACGGGCAGTCGTGGAACTCGTGCGAGAGCTGCCACGGTGACGGCCTCACCGACAACGTCACGTGGTACTTCGCGCGCGGCCCGCGCCAGAGCACCTCGCTCGACGGCAGCTACGACTCCGCCGATCCCACCGAGCGCCGCGTCTTCAACTGGACCGGCATCTTCGACGAGACGCACGACTTCGAGCTCAACACGCGCGGCAACTCGGGCGGCGTGGGCGCGATCGTGCACGCGACGACGGCGCCTCCGGTGGCCGCGGATCGTTTCCTCTTCGACGGCACCACCCCGGTGCCCGACGGCCAGGTCGCCACGACGACGCCGCAGGCGGGCCTCAACGGATCGACGCAGGCGATGATGCCGGGCGCAGCGGGCGCGCAGCGCTCGGTGCTGCCCGACTGGGATCGCATCGACGCCTACGTGCGCACCATCCGCGCGCCGCACGCGCCCACCTCGCTGAACGCCGCCGACGTCGCCGCGGGCCGCGCGCTCTTCGAGGCGAACAACTGCGCGGGCTGTCACGGCACGTCGATGTGGACGATCTCGCGCGTGTTCTACACGCCGAGCGAGGCCAACAACCACCCGGTCACGGGCCTGCTCCGCTCGACGACGTACACCGCGGACGCGGCGTTCCCCGCGACGCTCAACCCCGCGACCGCGGGCGCGGGACGCACCGCGAGCCTGCGCTTCCCCGCCGGCCCGACCGCGGGCGCGAACGATCAGATCCAGTGCGTGCTGCGCAGCGTCGGCACGTTCCCCGGCAGCGGCAGCCTCGCGGTCGCGCCCGAAGGTGTCGTCGCGAGCGAGGTGCGCCAGGACATGACGACGATCGCGCAGGGTGCGAGCGGCTACAACCCGCCCTCGCTGCTCGGCATGGTCACCGGCGCGCCGTACTTCCACGCGGGCAACGCGCGCACCCTCGAAGAGGTGTTCGCGACGACGTTCCGCGCGCACCACACCGCGATGTCGGTGAACTTCCTGATCGGCGGCACGCGCGATCAGGAGGTCCGACAGATGGTGGCGTTCCTGCTCTCGATCGACGAGACCAGCACGCCGGTCGACGTGCCGAGCGAAGCGCAGCTCGGCTACGACGCGACGCTCTGCCCCGACGCGTTCTGA
- a CDS encoding NADAR family protein, whose product MPTRGRDPETGEEFVFFYGQESLFSQWHPAPFVLAGASFATAEHWMMAAKALLFRDEEVLAAILVAPHPREAKALGRKVRGFDDAIWKARSADLVYAGNHAKLAPPERRDVLLATEGATLVEASPRDRIWGIGLGASNPDASRRARWRGQNRLGQVLTALRDDWLADRADARAARALEGLDLAMLAR is encoded by the coding sequence ATGCCGACGCGCGGACGGGACCCGGAGACGGGCGAGGAATTCGTCTTCTTCTACGGCCAGGAGTCACTCTTCTCGCAGTGGCACCCCGCGCCGTTCGTCCTCGCGGGCGCGTCGTTCGCCACCGCCGAGCACTGGATGATGGCGGCCAAGGCGCTGCTCTTCCGCGACGAGGAGGTGCTCGCCGCGATCCTCGTCGCGCCGCACCCGCGCGAGGCGAAGGCGCTCGGCCGCAAGGTGCGGGGCTTCGACGACGCGATCTGGAAGGCGCGCTCCGCGGACCTCGTCTACGCGGGCAACCACGCGAAGCTCGCGCCGCCGGAGCGCCGCGACGTGCTCCTCGCGACCGAGGGCGCGACGCTGGTCGAGGCGAGCCCGCGCGATCGCATCTGGGGCATCGGGCTCGGCGCGAGCAATCCCGATGCGAGCCGTCGCGCGCGATGGCGTGGCCAGAACCGCCTCGGCCAGGTGCTCACCGCGCTGCGCGACGACTGGCTCGCCGATCGCGCCGATGCGCGCGCCGCGCGCGCGCTCGAGGGGCTCGATCTCGCGATGCTCGCGCGCTGA
- a CDS encoding tetratricopeptide repeat protein: MARPRRAAGGSGGPELRVPDPPDRFVGRRAEIDALAARVEAGARVLTLLGPPGTGKTRLSIALARESATRGLVEGAIFVDLSAATSLDDVVRDVANAIDLRLGGNVDAQAGAARIGEALAARGRTLLVLDNFEQITVHAIATVAPWSAKASALTVVVTSREVMRVRGEEVVEIPPLSVPAEGAAGAAIAATDAVLLLLARAPGYVPQGDDELVAIAEIARRLEGIPLALELAASRLALMGAIELRDRLAEGSLETGRLSGLDVLAHGRRDAPARQATLRGAIDWSWDLLSDEERRALTCLALHRGTFSVDAAVATIAREPKEERVALEILQSLREKSLVARAGQGRVRLLESVREYGLEKLEDREAGLRMARFFGREGTKRLGELRGRHARAALAWLAAERESMLAAHDSIATRDDAEAVALRVDLLLALDAVIARLGPGGAHLGRLDAVIASPALASDATRSTRVLVARARVLRDRGEMDACVRDLESARDRLSGGAVRVELGEAWLAQGRFEDATSELELALSEARRDHDRRAEQRAHAALGLVHHGRGKLDVAQEHYALALDLAISLGDAHAEAQARRDLGNLCLMRGEHDRARAHYEEALARSPGDDLRLEGLVRGNLAILDQEQGHLDEAHAHLERALACLRTVGDRPFEAHLLGYLGAVHHERGQLVAARAAYSRALEVLSEVRDVRLEGVFLAARAAALASSGRAGAAQNDLELAERRLREVGDPALIATLDLHRAQVAIAAAAERGARGESEAAIARARDAITAAEAFSAQSDDVRFAMRMLRRALPADELEIAEGAAWFRVPGREVVDLGSRPTMARVLDALASARLRAPGEPVGIDELVAAGWPGEKVMPLAAQNRVRVAVTTLRNLGLRGVVVFKEGGHLLDASVPLRRVPA, translated from the coding sequence GTGGCACGCCCGCGACGGGCCGCAGGAGGCTCGGGCGGGCCGGAGCTCCGCGTCCCCGATCCCCCCGATCGTTTCGTCGGACGGCGCGCGGAGATCGACGCGCTCGCGGCGCGCGTCGAGGCCGGTGCGCGCGTGCTCACGCTGCTCGGGCCGCCGGGCACCGGCAAGACGCGCCTCTCGATCGCGCTGGCGCGCGAGAGCGCGACGCGCGGTCTGGTGGAGGGCGCGATCTTCGTCGACCTCTCGGCCGCGACCTCGCTCGACGACGTGGTGCGCGACGTCGCGAACGCGATCGATCTTCGGCTCGGCGGCAACGTCGACGCGCAGGCCGGCGCAGCGCGCATCGGCGAGGCGCTCGCGGCGCGCGGCCGCACCCTGCTGGTGCTCGACAACTTCGAGCAGATCACCGTTCACGCGATCGCGACCGTCGCGCCGTGGAGCGCGAAGGCGAGCGCGCTGACGGTCGTCGTGACCTCGCGCGAGGTGATGCGGGTGCGCGGCGAAGAGGTGGTGGAGATCCCACCGCTCTCGGTGCCCGCCGAGGGCGCGGCGGGCGCCGCGATCGCGGCCACCGACGCGGTGCTGCTCCTGCTCGCGCGCGCGCCGGGCTACGTGCCCCAGGGCGACGACGAGCTCGTCGCGATCGCCGAGATCGCACGGCGCCTCGAGGGCATCCCGCTCGCGCTCGAGCTCGCCGCGTCGCGCCTCGCGCTGATGGGCGCGATCGAGCTGCGCGATCGTCTGGCCGAGGGATCGCTCGAGACCGGTCGGCTCAGCGGGCTCGACGTGCTCGCACACGGCCGGCGCGACGCGCCGGCGCGCCAGGCGACGCTGCGCGGTGCGATCGACTGGTCGTGGGATCTGCTGAGCGACGAGGAGCGTCGCGCCCTCACCTGCCTCGCGCTCCATCGCGGCACGTTCTCGGTCGACGCCGCGGTCGCGACGATCGCGCGCGAGCCCAAGGAAGAGCGCGTCGCGCTCGAGATCCTGCAGTCGCTGCGCGAGAAGTCGCTGGTCGCGCGCGCCGGCCAGGGCCGGGTGCGGCTGCTCGAGAGCGTGCGCGAGTACGGCCTCGAGAAGCTCGAGGATCGCGAGGCCGGGCTGCGCATGGCGCGCTTCTTCGGGCGCGAGGGCACCAAGCGCCTCGGCGAGCTGAGGGGCCGACATGCGCGCGCCGCGCTGGCGTGGTTGGCCGCGGAGCGCGAGAGCATGCTCGCCGCACACGACTCGATCGCGACGCGCGACGACGCCGAGGCGGTCGCGCTGCGCGTGGATCTGCTGCTCGCGCTCGACGCGGTGATCGCGCGGCTCGGCCCCGGCGGTGCGCACCTCGGGCGGCTCGACGCGGTGATCGCGTCGCCCGCGCTCGCGTCCGATGCGACGCGCAGCACGCGCGTGCTGGTCGCACGGGCGCGCGTGCTGCGCGATCGCGGCGAGATGGACGCGTGCGTGCGCGATCTCGAGTCGGCGCGCGATCGACTGAGCGGCGGCGCAGTGCGCGTGGAGCTCGGCGAGGCGTGGCTCGCACAAGGACGCTTCGAGGACGCGACCTCGGAGCTCGAGCTCGCGCTCTCGGAAGCACGACGCGATCACGACCGACGCGCCGAGCAGCGCGCGCACGCCGCGCTCGGCCTGGTGCACCACGGGCGCGGCAAGCTCGACGTCGCGCAGGAGCACTACGCGCTCGCGCTCGATCTCGCGATCTCGCTCGGCGACGCCCACGCCGAGGCCCAGGCGCGGCGCGATCTCGGCAACCTGTGCTTGATGCGCGGCGAGCACGATCGCGCGCGCGCCCACTACGAAGAAGCGCTGGCGCGCTCACCGGGCGACGATCTCCGCCTCGAAGGCCTGGTGCGCGGCAACCTCGCGATCCTCGACCAGGAGCAGGGCCACCTCGACGAAGCCCACGCGCACCTCGAGCGCGCGCTCGCGTGCCTGCGCACGGTGGGCGATCGCCCGTTCGAGGCGCACCTGCTCGGCTACCTCGGCGCGGTGCACCACGAGCGCGGTCAGCTCGTCGCGGCGCGCGCCGCGTACTCGCGCGCGCTCGAGGTGCTCTCCGAGGTGCGCGACGTGCGGCTCGAGGGCGTGTTCCTCGCCGCGCGCGCCGCGGCGCTCGCATCGAGCGGACGCGCGGGCGCGGCGCAGAACGATCTCGAGCTCGCGGAGCGCCGGCTGCGCGAGGTCGGCGATCCCGCGCTGATCGCGACGCTCGATCTGCATCGCGCCCAGGTCGCGATCGCCGCGGCGGCCGAGCGCGGAGCGCGGGGCGAGAGCGAGGCCGCGATCGCCCGCGCGCGCGACGCGATCACCGCGGCCGAGGCGTTCTCCGCGCAGAGCGACGACGTGCGCTTCGCGATGCGGATGCTGCGTCGCGCCCTCCCCGCGGACGAGCTCGAGATCGCCGAGGGCGCGGCGTGGTTCCGAGTTCCGGGCCGCGAGGTGGTCGATCTCGGATCGCGCCCCACGATGGCGCGTGTGCTCGATGCGCTCGCGAGCGCGCGGCTGCGCGCGCCGGGCGAGCCGGTCGGGATCGACGAGCTCGTCGCGGCGGGATGGCCCGGCGAGAAGGTGATGCCGCTCGCCGCGCAGAACCGAGTGCGGGTCGCGGTGACGACGCTGCGCAACCTCGGACTGCGCGGGGTGGTCGTGTTCAAAGAGGGCGGGCACCTGCTCGACGCGTCGGTGCCGCTGCGCCGCGTCCCCGCGTAG
- a CDS encoding Smr/MutS family protein — protein sequence MSDDDDDFAAVSPRSSEQSDADAIVALPIDGVLDLHTFDPRELGDLLPTWIDECRAHGLFELRIVHGKGTGSLRRSVHAILARRDDVLEVRLAPPERGGWGATLVTLRKP from the coding sequence ATGAGCGACGACGACGACGACTTCGCGGCGGTCAGTCCGCGAAGCAGCGAACAGAGCGACGCCGACGCGATCGTCGCGCTGCCGATCGACGGCGTGCTCGACCTGCACACGTTCGATCCGCGCGAGCTCGGCGACCTGCTGCCGACGTGGATCGACGAGTGCCGCGCCCACGGCCTCTTCGAGCTGCGCATCGTGCACGGCAAGGGAACGGGCTCGCTGCGGCGCAGCGTGCACGCGATCCTCGCGCGGCGCGACGACGTGCTCGAGGTGAGGCTCGCGCCACCGGAGCGCGGCGGCTGGGGCGCGACCCTGGTGACGCTACGGAAACCGTAG
- a CDS encoding L-lactate dehydrogenase gives MRVGIIGMGWVGASVAISTLHAGLARELWLNDVRPGLAEGEAMDLAHGASFYASADVRCADVEAMRDCDAVVIAAGKGGRPEQTRLDLLRENATIVRDIATKLRGGRATIVVVTNPVDVLTHVVWRASGLPAARVIGTGTMLDTARLRQVIGRELAIDPRSVHAQVLGEHGDSEVVAWSSANVGGVPLRAIPGWATEREAAIATEVRTAAYEIIRRKGATNHAIGLVTAHLLSSLLRDERRVLTASRVHDGSAGLGGEVALSLPVVVGAEGATRVLPPAMDATERAGLARSAEVLRTAIASL, from the coding sequence ATGCGCGTCGGGATCATCGGCATGGGTTGGGTCGGGGCGAGCGTCGCGATCTCGACGCTCCACGCGGGGCTCGCGCGCGAGCTCTGGCTGAACGACGTGAGGCCCGGGCTCGCCGAGGGTGAGGCGATGGACCTCGCGCACGGTGCGTCGTTCTATGCGAGCGCCGACGTGCGCTGCGCCGACGTGGAGGCGATGCGCGACTGCGACGCGGTGGTGATCGCCGCGGGCAAGGGCGGGAGGCCCGAGCAGACGCGCCTCGATCTGCTGCGCGAGAACGCGACGATCGTGCGCGACATCGCGACCAAGCTCCGCGGCGGGCGCGCCACGATCGTCGTGGTGACCAACCCGGTCGACGTGCTCACGCACGTGGTGTGGCGCGCGTCGGGCCTGCCCGCGGCGCGGGTGATCGGCACCGGCACGATGCTCGACACCGCGCGGCTGCGTCAGGTGATCGGGCGCGAGCTCGCGATCGATCCGCGCTCGGTGCACGCGCAGGTGCTCGGGGAGCACGGAGACTCCGAGGTCGTCGCGTGGTCGAGCGCGAACGTCGGAGGCGTGCCGCTGCGCGCGATCCCGGGATGGGCGACCGAGCGCGAGGCCGCGATCGCGACCGAGGTGCGCACCGCGGCCTACGAGATCATCCGCCGCAAGGGCGCGACCAACCACGCGATCGGGCTCGTCACCGCGCACCTGCTCTCGTCGCTGCTGCGCGACGAGCGTCGCGTGCTGACCGCGAGCCGGGTCCACGACGGAAGCGCGGGGCTCGGCGGCGAGGTCGCGCTCTCGCTGCCGGTGGTGGTCGGCGCCGAAGGGGCGACGCGCGTTCTCCCGCCCGCGATGGACGCGACCGAGCGCGCCGGGCTCGCGCGCTCGGCCGAGGTGCTACGCACCGCGATCGCTTCGCTATGA
- a CDS encoding aminotransferase class V-fold PLP-dependent enzyme: MRHHFALDPSITFLNHGSFGACPRVVLDAQSAIRARMEAEPVRFFMREAPDLIDAARARIAAFLGAQPEDLVFVRNATQAVSAVLASLPLDPGDELLTTDHAYGACKNALDFFAQKRGARVVVAHVPFPITDASQVTDAILAAATPRTRLALIDHVTSPTGLVFPIDTIVSSLRERGIDTLVDGAHAPGMLPLELDRLGAAYYTGNLHKWLCAPKGCAILHVRRDRQSDLRPSTISHGARSKRARPRLWEEFDWVGTDDPSPWICAPDALDVLSSLLPGGIDALRARNRSLALFARDRMCETLGVPAPAPDDMIGSLAAVPLPASSAPPPASAFDFDPLQDALFTRHHIEIPVFPYPAPPSRLIRIACQVYVERADVERLCDALRIEVAR, translated from the coding sequence ATGCGTCATCACTTCGCGCTCGATCCCTCGATCACGTTCCTCAACCACGGCTCGTTCGGCGCGTGCCCGCGCGTCGTCCTCGATGCGCAGAGCGCGATCCGCGCTCGCATGGAGGCCGAGCCGGTGCGCTTCTTCATGCGCGAAGCGCCCGATCTGATCGACGCCGCGCGCGCGCGCATCGCCGCGTTCCTCGGCGCGCAGCCCGAGGATCTCGTGTTCGTGCGCAACGCGACCCAGGCCGTCAGCGCCGTGCTCGCCTCGCTCCCGCTCGACCCCGGCGACGAGCTGCTCACGACCGATCACGCCTACGGCGCGTGCAAGAACGCGCTCGACTTCTTCGCGCAGAAGCGCGGCGCGCGTGTCGTCGTCGCGCACGTGCCGTTCCCGATCACCGACGCATCCCAGGTCACCGATGCGATCCTCGCTGCAGCCACGCCGCGCACCCGCCTCGCGCTGATCGATCACGTCACGAGCCCGACCGGCCTCGTGTTCCCGATCGACACGATCGTCTCGTCGCTGCGCGAGCGCGGCATCGACACCCTGGTCGACGGAGCACACGCGCCCGGCATGCTCCCGCTCGAGCTCGATCGGCTCGGCGCCGCCTACTACACGGGCAACCTGCACAAGTGGCTCTGCGCGCCGAAGGGCTGCGCGATCCTCCACGTGCGCCGCGATCGCCAGAGCGATCTCCGTCCCTCGACCATCAGCCACGGCGCGCGCAGCAAGCGCGCGCGACCGCGGCTCTGGGAGGAGTTCGACTGGGTCGGCACCGACGATCCGAGCCCGTGGATCTGCGCGCCCGACGCGCTCGACGTGCTCTCCTCGCTCCTGCCCGGCGGCATCGACGCGCTGCGCGCGCGCAATCGCTCGCTCGCGCTCTTCGCGCGCGATCGCATGTGCGAGACGCTCGGCGTCCCCGCACCCGCGCCCGACGACATGATCGGCTCGCTCGCCGCGGTCCCGCTGCCCGCGTCGAGCGCGCCGCCGCCCGCGTCCGCCTTCGACTTCGATCCGCTGCAGGACGCGCTCTTCACCCGACATCACATCGAGATCCCGGTGTTTCCCTATCCCGCGCCGCCCTCGCGCCTGATCCGCATCGCGTGCCAGGTGTACGTCGAGCGCGCCGATGTCGAGCGACTCTGCGATGCGCTGCGCATCGAAGTGGCGCGTTGA
- a CDS encoding DUF2085 domain-containing protein, which translates to MLRAIPLVLLALVVVAPLVGGALDALVHVACGSLCHQDPARSFAIAGAPLALCARCTGVLGGIAIVALASGSRGLGDRRGWPVLIALGVIDRVVRPLAIDHALERLALGIVLGMGIALALAWAAPRVRRITREASFIREAVRGFAGSRGARGGGGSRSRRDEDLRAAGGT; encoded by the coding sequence ATGCTGCGCGCGATCCCGCTCGTGCTGCTGGCGCTCGTGGTCGTCGCGCCGCTCGTCGGCGGCGCGCTCGACGCGCTGGTGCACGTCGCGTGCGGATCGCTCTGTCATCAGGACCCGGCGCGCTCGTTCGCGATCGCCGGCGCGCCGCTCGCGCTCTGTGCGCGCTGCACCGGCGTGCTCGGGGGGATCGCGATCGTCGCGCTCGCGTCGGGCTCGCGCGGGCTCGGCGATCGTCGCGGGTGGCCGGTGCTGATCGCGCTCGGCGTGATCGATCGCGTGGTGCGTCCGCTCGCGATCGATCACGCCCTAGAGCGGCTGGCGCTCGGCATCGTGCTCGGGATGGGGATCGCGCTCGCGCTCGCGTGGGCCGCGCCGCGTGTGCGACGGATCACCCGGGAGGCGTCGTTCATCCGGGAAGCAGTGCGCGGATTCGCTGGATCCCGGGGCGCACGAGGTGGCGGCGGATCGCGCTCGCGGCGGGACGAAGACCTTCGGGCAGCGGGCGGAACATGA
- a CDS encoding alpha/beta hydrolase, producing the protein MIASIKKRIVTPITATFDRAASRVIFGRSEQSKRRSAAESLGPIERRRRLDEIGAFYGTAQHVEDPDVFFPRVAAHDLREQHAGRIGQEGTIVDLRWRSALAPLSAEPEVVRRLEARADVNHTAIVRLYAHLDRPRPTIVLLHGYLGGVFAIEEVAFPVRWMFERGLDVVLAVLPHHGPRGMRGRRPLLPHSDPRITIESFRHAIVDLRTLVSVLRDRGAPVVGAMGMSLGGYTSALLATVEPIDFVVPMIPLASIADFARDGDRLVGTATQQREQYDALEKAHCAVSPLARPSKVDPARALVIAGSGDRITPRSHAEKLAKHFDARLHVFDGGHLIQVGRDEGFREMARMLAREGWLDPRA; encoded by the coding sequence ATGATCGCGAGCATCAAGAAGCGAATCGTCACACCGATCACGGCGACGTTCGATCGCGCAGCGTCGCGTGTGATCTTCGGCCGCAGCGAGCAGAGCAAGCGGCGTTCGGCCGCAGAGTCGCTCGGCCCGATCGAGCGACGGCGCAGGCTCGACGAGATCGGCGCGTTCTACGGGACCGCGCAGCACGTCGAGGATCCCGACGTGTTCTTCCCTCGCGTCGCCGCGCACGACCTGCGCGAGCAGCACGCGGGTCGCATCGGCCAGGAGGGCACGATCGTCGATCTGCGCTGGCGCAGCGCGCTCGCGCCGCTCTCCGCCGAGCCCGAGGTGGTGCGGCGCCTCGAGGCGCGCGCCGACGTGAACCACACCGCGATCGTGCGCCTCTACGCGCACCTCGATCGGCCGCGCCCGACCATCGTGCTGCTGCACGGCTATCTCGGCGGCGTCTTCGCGATCGAAGAGGTCGCGTTCCCGGTGCGCTGGATGTTCGAGCGCGGGCTCGACGTGGTGCTCGCGGTGCTGCCCCACCACGGTCCGCGCGGGATGCGTGGTCGTCGCCCGCTGCTGCCCCACAGCGATCCGCGCATCACCATCGAGAGCTTCCGCCACGCGATCGTCGATCTGCGCACGCTGGTGTCGGTGCTGCGCGATCGCGGCGCGCCGGTCGTGGGCGCGATGGGCATGAGCCTCGGCGGCTACACCAGCGCGCTGCTCGCGACGGTGGAGCCCATCGACTTCGTGGTGCCGATGATCCCGCTCGCGTCGATCGCGGACTTCGCGCGCGATGGAGATCGGCTCGTGGGCACCGCGACGCAGCAGCGCGAGCAGTACGACGCGCTCGAGAAGGCGCACTGCGCGGTGAGCCCGCTCGCCCGTCCGTCGAAGGTCGATCCCGCGCGCGCGCTGGTGATCGCGGGCTCGGGAGATCGCATCACGCCGCGGTCGCACGCCGAGAAGCTCGCGAAGCACTTCGACGCGCGCCTCCACGTGTTCGACGGCGGCCACCTGATCCAGGTCGGGCGCGACGAGGGCTTCCGCGAGATGGCGCGGATGCTGGCCCGCGAAGGCTGGCTCGATCCTCGGGCGTGA